The Molothrus ater isolate BHLD 08-10-18 breed brown headed cowbird chromosome 9, BPBGC_Mater_1.1, whole genome shotgun sequence genome includes a region encoding these proteins:
- the HEBP2 gene encoding heme-binding protein 2, whose translation MIKSFKQTFLSLDLQSPRWSSAEAMAKDYELRQYETAKWVSTVIRGESQKEAMRQGFWKLFHYIQGKNEKEMKIDMTVPVTCLVKSGCTDFKISFFVPFEHQDCPPQPSDSDVFIEERKAAALFVRSFGGFASPEKYAEEADALARTLRNRGQPFHEDFFYTAGYDSPFKLFNRHNEVWYFKK comes from the exons ATGATCAAGTCCTTCAAGCAAACATTTCTGTCCCTGGACCTGCAGTCCCCTcgctggagctcagcagaggcAATG GCAAAGGACTATGAACTGCGTCAGTATGAGACAGCAAAGTGGGTCAGCACGGTCATCAGGGGGGAAAGCCAGAAGGAAGCAATGCGCCAGGGCTTCTGGAAACTCTTCCACTACATCCagggaaagaatgaaaaag AAATGAAGATTGATATGACTGTGCCAGTGACCTGCCTGGTAAAATCAGGCTGCACAGACTTCAAGATCTCTTTCTTTGTGCCATTTGAACACCAGGActgtcccccccagcccagtGACTCTGATGTGTTCATTGAGGAAcggaaggcagcagctctctttGTCCG GTCCTTTGGTGGATTTGCCTCCCCAGAGAAGTATGCTGAGGAAGCTGATGCCTTGGCCAGAACCTTAAGAAACAGAGGCCAACCATTCCATGAAGATTTCTTTTATACTGCAGGCTATGACAGTCCCTTCAAGCTCTTTAACAGGCATAATGAAGtgtggtattttaaaaagtaa